The genomic window TTCAAAGCTTCCTCGGGGCTCGCGAACGCCTTCTGCTTTATCTCCTGGGCGACCGCCCGCTGTTTCGGTTTGACCTTCCGAACCGGAGTCGGCGCAGCCTGTTTGTCCGTCTGAGCCCAGGCCGGGGAACCCGCAAGGACGACCGCCATGACGGTCGCAAGCAGAGCAACGCCGAAGTACCGGAATGACCTCACCCGCATATTCGATTCAGACTGAAACATCGTCTTTTCCTCCATCGAGAATTCCCAACTATTGGCGTTCAGATTTCAGCTCTTGACCAGGTTCGCACCGCTTCGGCTATCGTCGCCGACCGCCTCCGCCGCCTCCTCCGTGCAAACCGCCGCCGCCCATGCCACCGCCGCCATGGATGCTCTGGCCGCCACCGGCGCCGCCACGGGCGCCCTGGCCACCCGCTCCGCCACCCTGGAAGCTCTGGCCACCGAATCCGCCGCGGCTCCCCTGACCTCCTGAAGGCTGCTGCAGAACCTGGCGCTGATAGGTGGGGCTGTTGCGGCTGGCCTGCCCGCGCTGACCGGCGAACTGGTCTTTTCGCCCGTTGTCGAGGCCGCCGAACGCCTGATTCTGCCGACTCTGCCCCTTGTCGACGTTCATGGCAGATTTGGGCTGATTGGATCGCGCCGCGTCGTAACCGCGATTGTTCAGAGTCGATGGATTGGTGCGGACCGCATCACGCCGGGCGTTCGCCTGGCTCTGGTTGTAACGCTGCGAGGCATTCGCGTTCCTGTATGGGACATTCTGCCGATGATAGGGATCATGGTTCCAGTAGTGACCGTGGGGAGGCCCCGGATAAGGACCGCGCCGATTGTTCCAGACGTTCCTGTTATAGAAATTGTTGTTGTTGATGATGACGTTGTGGGTGCCCCAGTTGAAGCCGCCGTAGAGATACGCTCCCGCGAAAAAACCGGCGGTGAAGCTCACGAAGCCGGGCGCCGCGACGTATCCGGGCGGATAGAGAACAGCCGGAGGATATGCCGGATAAGCCCAGGCGCCGTACACCACGGTCGGGTTGTAAACGGGCACGTAGACCACCTGGGGATCCGCGGGCTCGACACTGATGACGTCCTGTTGGACGACGACCTTCTGTTCCTTGGTGCTCTTGAGGTTCCCCTGCGCCTTGGCCTGTTTCCTCAGGCGCTGGATCGAATCCATCACGTCCTGTTCCTGGCCGAGGAAAGTGTCACCGAGCTTGCTGGTCCAATCCAGCTTCTGACTCATCATATCCAGCACTTGGGGAAAATAGACCAGCGATTTGACGCTGGGATCCCAGCCCTGCTGTTCGACGGCATCATCCAGCTGCTTGCCCTTGAGACCCTGGTTGGCCTTGCTCCACCGGTCCGCTTCCACTACCTCCAGCGGATAGGTCGACGCCATGAGAATCTGGCTCAGAAGGGAATCGGGATAGAGGGCCACGGGAGCCGTCATTTGATCGATCTGCTGGGGGGTTGCAAGCGGAGCGCCGCCCTGGGCGCACACTCCGGCGGGCAACGCCGCTAGAATAAACAGTACCAAGACAGAACACCATGGGATATTTCTTCGCTTCATGCCGCCCCCTCCTTCAGGTTTCATGCGTCTCGGGTAATAGATATGAGTGAACTGCAACCGGGATGAAATCGCTTTTGTAAAAAAGCTCAAGGCATTGTGGATAGCACGGCCCCGTCATACCGTCAAGAACAAGTCCATGACCCGGCAGACAAATGTAATGCTTTCAGTGGAGAAACCTATTCATGGCGACTTCCGGGGCCTCAACCGCTCCCGATGCTCTTGCCGCAATCATCCATGGAAGTCGCCGAGGGGGGGACAAAGGGACGCGATCTCCGCGGAAGGCCGGAAACCGGAGGGCTCACGCCGAAACATGACGATCGGCATCGTCATTCGTGCGCAAGGGGCTGAGGCAGCCATCAAGGAAGGATACGGCATTCCGGCGGATGTCTACCCGTGTACGGGGTCATCGCTGCCTGTCCTTCATGGAACAGCCGGTATCAATAGTAATCCACCGGGTCTTTCCTGTGCCGGACCGCCCACCAGAAAATGAGATTGCTGGGCAACCCCTGGGTGACATAGGACCACGCGGGCGCGGTGGACAGACGTCGAAAGATGGAGGGAATGGAATAGAATTTCCGGAAGCAATCCCATACTCCGTCTTCCACCTCCCGGGGGCTCATGTTCTTCGGAACGAAGAGGCAGTCCATGCCGAGGTAACGATCCGCCATGCGATTGAGCACACGGTTTTCCGCGATGAGTCTCGAGCGCATGGGCGTGCCCTCCCGCGGCGTCACCGTGTTGAAGAAGGCCATCGGGGCTCTCACCTGTTTCAGGAAGTCCATGGTCTCCGCGAAAATCTCGCGGGTGTCTTCATCCAGCCCGAACAGGAAGTTGAGCGAGTAGAAAATGCCGCGTCTTTCGAGCTCGCGCAGCATTTCCACATAATCCTTCACCCGGTTCTGCCTCTTGTTGATACTGGAAAGACTCTTCTGGGAAACGGATTCTATCCCGATATTCACGTGGTAGACCCCGGCCCTGACGGCCAGATCGAGCAACTCCGCATCGCGTGAAGTATTGATGGTCCAGAGGCAGCTCCACCTCACCCCGAGCGGGATCATTGCCTTGAACAGCTCCCGGGCGTACTCGTGACTCCCGGTGATGTTGTCGTCCACCACCTGGACCTTGCCGGTCGGTATTCGCTTGATATCCTCGATCACCTCCCCGATGGGCCTGTGCCGGTAGGTCCCTCCGTAAAATATGGGGACCTCGCAGAAGCTGCACTTGAACGGACACCCCCGGGTCGTCTGCAACGGCAGGTAGGGAACGAAGTATTTTCTGCGGTCGAGCAAGTCCCAACGCGGTGTCGGAAGGTTCTTGAGGTCGTGGAACCGGTCGGCCTTGTATCGGCTTTTCATGCGGCCGGCCCGGAAATCCTCGAGCAGCTCCGGCCAAGCGTACTCGGCCTCCCCCTCCACCACGGCGTCGCAGTGTTGGAGGCACTCCTCCGGCAGCAGCGTCGGATGAAATCCGCCCATCACCACCGCCACTCCGCGCTTCCGAAATTTCGCGGCGATTTCATACGCGCGTTCCGCCGTCCCGATGGTCACCGAAAGACCGACCAGGTCGTAGGGGCCGTCGTAATTGATTTCATCCATCCGGTCGTCTATGAGCTCGACCTCCGCATGGGGTGCAGTCAGCGCGCCCATGTAGGGGAGGGCGAGCCCCATGATCCAGCGCCTCTTGGTTTTATAGGGGAGACCGTTCGCAAAGACGGTTGCCGGTAGAACGATTAGGACTTTCATAGTCTCCGTCGCTTCTTTTTCGTAGAGGGCGGCCACGGCCCCATCCGGACCGGGACCTGTAGAGAAACGTCTCAACCCGTGCGTTTTCAGCACCGGGTGAATCATAAAAATACTGGACACACCTGTCAATATTATCGACGACTCACGGTGCCGCGTCCTTCATTTAAGGCATGGAGCCTTTCCTTGAAAGCACGCACCCTGGAACGACCGCCCCGCGAGCCGGGTTGGGCGGCCATGCCTTCCGTCGGTGCATGCGGCGGGGCCTCGCGATCATCCGCGGATTCGAGGGAATACCCCCGGCTCCCGCGGCGTCGCGGTGCCGATACCCGGTCTTCCACGGGACCCGCTGGGCGGCGGGGAGAAATCCGCGACGCGGCGTGCGAAGGCAGGCGCCGC from Syntrophobacter fumaroxidans MPOB includes these protein-coding regions:
- a CDS encoding DUF3300 domain-containing protein → MKRRNIPWCSVLVLFILAALPAGVCAQGGAPLATPQQIDQMTAPVALYPDSLLSQILMASTYPLEVVEADRWSKANQGLKGKQLDDAVEQQGWDPSVKSLVYFPQVLDMMSQKLDWTSKLGDTFLGQEQDVMDSIQRLRKQAKAQGNLKSTKEQKVVVQQDVISVEPADPQVVYVPVYNPTVVYGAWAYPAYPPAVLYPPGYVAAPGFVSFTAGFFAGAYLYGGFNWGTHNVIINNNNFYNRNVWNNRRGPYPGPPHGHYWNHDPYHRQNVPYRNANASQRYNQSQANARRDAVRTNPSTLNNRGYDAARSNQPKSAMNVDKGQSRQNQAFGGLDNGRKDQFAGQRGQASRNSPTYQRQVLQQPSGGQGSRGGFGGQSFQGGGAGGQGARGGAGGGQSIHGGGGMGGGGLHGGGGGGGRRR
- a CDS encoding B12-binding domain-containing radical SAM protein yields the protein MKVLIVLPATVFANGLPYKTKRRWIMGLALPYMGALTAPHAEVELIDDRMDEINYDGPYDLVGLSVTIGTAERAYEIAAKFRKRGVAVVMGGFHPTLLPEECLQHCDAVVEGEAEYAWPELLEDFRAGRMKSRYKADRFHDLKNLPTPRWDLLDRRKYFVPYLPLQTTRGCPFKCSFCEVPIFYGGTYRHRPIGEVIEDIKRIPTGKVQVVDDNITGSHEYARELFKAMIPLGVRWSCLWTINTSRDAELLDLAVRAGVYHVNIGIESVSQKSLSSINKRQNRVKDYVEMLRELERRGIFYSLNFLFGLDEDTREIFAETMDFLKQVRAPMAFFNTVTPREGTPMRSRLIAENRVLNRMADRYLGMDCLFVPKNMSPREVEDGVWDCFRKFYSIPSIFRRLSTAPAWSYVTQGLPSNLIFWWAVRHRKDPVDYY